The Primulina eburnea isolate SZY01 chromosome 6, ASM2296580v1, whole genome shotgun sequence genome contains a region encoding:
- the LOC140834924 gene encoding uncharacterized protein has protein sequence MSKQLPLDLVSNLQDVLSNRKKIGGNDDENESSEPSNRDDDSAHPSSSGNGYDGDVDDESKPVILVTNSDGVESPGLRSLVDSLVRVGLYSVYVCAPQSDKSTSGHALSSKETVEVVSVEVNGAVAYEISGTPADCVSLALSGALFSWSKPLLLISGINKGSSCGHHMFHSGVVAGATEAIMNDVPSISISLNWKKDVSKENDFMDAVTVCLPIINAAIRDIEKGVFVKGFSLSLEIPTSPLENKGFKVTKRSLWRSTFSWKAISATKSQAASRFMGGAPGLGMQFAQLGRDASAAGAARRLTTQKKDIEVVESVGAAGKSDFKRTVKHFRLEMHDEQLQEESEDMDFKALENGFVVLTPFTVSTHLDSETLTTASDWISSALQAAQ, from the exons ATGAGCAAACAGCTGCCACTTGATTTAGTGTCCAATCTTCAGGACGTGCTCTCCAACAGGAAAAAAATCGGTGGGAACGATGATGAGAATGAATCGTCGGAGCCCAGTAACCGTGACGATGATTCGGCTCATCCTTCTTCTTCTGGTAATGGATACGATGGTGATGTTGATGATGAGTCGAAGCCTGTCATATTGGTCACCAACAGCGATGGTGTCGAATCCCCGGGTCTTCGCTCTTTGGTGGATTCCCTTGTCCGCGTGGGATTGTACAGTGTTTATGTTTGCGCTCCGCAGTC GGACAAATCTACGTCAGGGCATGCCTTGTCATCGAAGGAGACAGTCGAGGTGGTGTCGGTTGAAGTTAACGGTGCCGTTGCTTATGAGATTTCTG GGACTCCCGCGGATTGTGTATCATTAGCGCTATCTGGTGCACTATTTTCATGGTCTAAGCCTCTGTTG CTGATAAGTGGTATTAACAAAGGTTCCAGCTGTGGTCACCACAT GTTTCATTCTGGTGTTGTTGCTGGAGCTACAGAGGCAATAATGAATGACGTGCCGTCCATTTCAATATCCCTGAACTG GAAAAAGGATGTGAGTAAAGAAAATGACTTCATGGATGCGGTCACTGTGTGCTTACCGATAATAAATGCAGCAATACGAGACATAGAGAAGGGGGTTTTTGTTAAAGGTTTCTCATTGAGCTTGGAAATTCCAACATCGCCCCTGGAAAACAAG GGATTCAAGGTTACAAAGAGAAGTCTTTGGAGGTCTACTTTTAGCTGGAAAGCCATTTCAGCCACCAAGAGTCAGGCTGCTTCACGCTTCATGGGCGGTGCACCAGGTCTTGGCATGCAGTTTGCACAGCTCGGTCGTGATGCTTCTGCTGCT GGTGCTGCTCGCCGTCTGACCACCCAAAAAAAGGATATTGAGGTTGTTGAATCAGTTGGTGCTGCAGGGAAATCTGATTTTAAAAGGACAGTGAAACATTTCCGGCTAGAG ATGCATGACGAGCAGCTGCAAGAAGAAAGCGAGGATATGGATTTTAAAGCGCTTGAAAATGGTTTT GTTGTGTTGACTCCATTTACTGTTTCGACGCATTTAGATTCAGAGACTCTAACCACTGCTTCAGACTGGATATCTTCAGCTCTTCAAGCTGCACAATAA
- the LOC140834919 gene encoding U-box domain-containing protein 52-like isoform X2, producing MQPYNMANHEPTTNDYINIAYEGNISTAVAIDRNKNSQHAVKWAIDNLNLKDNRIILLHVLGTQPYLFPLELTPKEGRAPTQPEMQQLFLPYRGFCARKAIRVKEVILHGHDIAKTLCEYVDANSITTIILGASTRNAISRAFRNADVPSCVAKYAPDSCSVYAVPKGGKALEIKSATPLFPEFIGTEAESSLDVLNRQAPVDIIKNIYPLNSPNFMEYQQTAPWNRPFLTSKSPSPQSSLSSNELQQMVQWESHYESDLPLVNSAYSSYNYTPFGSNNVSPLASMGSNGTEFRINQLAGGKISGPENGLRSQTYDNSINFTSGSSDQSEAHSFNSDVSVEFLDNSRESHSSRSSSSSQAAEVEDELRRLKLELKLVREKYNAACIEAAAANEKVREIDRWKTEETRKSEDAKHAQESAFAIVEREKQKYKAAVLVATKAQRVAALESERRRHAEMKFKHEADEKQKAIDALACNIIKYRQYSINEIEAATNYFSDSDKIGEGGYGPVYKAFLDHTPVAIKILRPNFSQGQQQFQREVEVLSRIRHPHMVILLGACPENGCLVYEYMDNGSLEDRLYRKNGTPPLSWRARFRIAAEIAIALNFLHQTRPEPLVHRDLKPANILLDNHYVSKISDVGLARLVPPPTSDTITQYRMTSAAGTFCYIDPEYQQTGMLGTKSDIYSLGILLMQIITAKPPMGLTHQVENAIETRKFDKILDPTVKDWPMEEALAFAELALKCCELRRRDRPALDSVILPELERLRDLGSNMGGIFTYNNS from the exons ATGCAGCCCTACAACATGGCAAACCATGAGCCAACGACGAATGATTACATTAATATTGCATATGAAGGGAATATATCCACAGCCGTGGCCATCGACAGAAACAAGAACAGCCAACATGCCGTGAAATGGGCCATcgataatttaaatttgaaagataACCGAATCATCCTCCTACATGTTCTAGGCACTCAACCATATTTATTCCCCC TGGAATTGACCCCTAAAGAAGGGCGTGCACCAACTCAACCTGAAATGCAGCAATTGTTCCTTCCTTACCGTGGCTTTTGTGCTCGAAAAGCG ATTCGTGTAAAAGAAGTGATTCTCCACGGCCATGACATTGCAAAAACGCTATGCGAGTACGTAGATGCTAACTCCATCACCACCATTATTCTTGGTGCCTCAACACGAAACGCAATTTCAAG GGCATTTAGAAATGCAGATGTTCCAAGTTGTGTAGCGAAGTACGCACCTGATTCTTGCTCAGTTTACGCAGTACCAAAGGGTGGAAAAGCTCTGGAAATCAAATCTGCTACTCCATTATTTCCTGAATTTATTGG AACAGAGGCAGAATCATCTTTAGATGTATTAAATAGGCAAGCACCAGTGGATATTATAAAGAATATATACCCTCTGAATTCACCAAACTTCATGGAATATCAGCAAACAGCACCATGGAATAGGCCGTTTTTAACCAGCAAGTCTCCGTCCCCTCAAAGCTCATTGAGCAGCAACGAGTTACAGCAAATGGTTCAATGGGAAAGCCACTACGAAAGCGATCTTCCTCTGGTGAATTCAGCATACAGTAGTTATAATTACACGCCCTTTGGAAGCAACAACGTGTCGCCTCTTGCTTCAATGGGAAGTAATGGCACCGAGTTCAGGATCAACCAGTTAGCTGGTGGAAAGATTTCTGGACCTGAAAATGGTCTTAGGTCTCAAACCTATGATAACTCGATCAATTTCACATCTGGCTCAAGTGATCAATCTGAAGCGCACAGCTTCAATTCTGATGTTTCCGTTGAGTTTTTGGACAATTCCAGGGAATCGCATTCTTCTAGGAGCTCTAGTTCCTCACAAGCAGCT GAAGTGGAGGATGAACTGAGGAGATTGAAATTAGAGCTAAAACTCGTGAGAGAAAAGTACAACGCAGCCTGTATAGAAGCTGCAGCTGCTAATGAGAAG GTAAGAGAGATAGACCGATGGAAGACGGAAGAGACGCGTAAATCAGAAGATGCAAAGCATGCACAAGAATCTGCATTCGCCATAGTTGAAAGGGAGAAGCAAAAGTATAAGGCTGCAGTTTTAGTAGCAACTAAGGCTCAACGCGTAGCAGCGTTGGAGTCAGAGAGACGAAGGCATGCTGAAATGAAGTTCAAGCACGAGGCTGATGAGAAACAGAAGGCAATAGATGCATTAGCATgcaatattataaaatataggCAGTACTCGATCAATGAGATTGAAGCTGCCACAAATTATTTCTCTGATTCTGATAAAATCGGTGAAGGTGGGTACGGGCCGGTTTACAAGGCTTTTCTGGATCACACACCTGTTGCAATAAAGATTCTGAGGCCAAATTTTTCACAAGGGCAACAGCAGTTCCAAAGAGAG GTTGAGGTTTTGAGCAGAATCAGGCATCCACATATGGTTATCCTGTTGGGTGCCTGTCCAGAGAACGGTTGCCTCGTATATGAATACATGGACAATGGCAGTTTAGAAGACAGGCTTTACCGTAAAAATGGTACTCCACCCTTGTCGTGGAGAGCCCGTTTCAGAATTGCTGCAGAGATTGCAATTGCTTTGAACTTTCTTCATCAGACAAGACCTGAGCCACTTGTGCACCGTGATCTCAAACCTGCCAACATTCTCTTGGACAATCATTATGTGAGCAAGATTAGTGATGTAGGCCTAGCCAGGTTGGTCCCACCGCCTACCTCTGATACAATAACACAGTATCGCATGACATCAGCAGCAGGCACATTTTGTTATATCGATCCGGAGTACCAACAAACTGGGATGTTAGGTACAAAATCAGACATATACTCACTCGGTATATTGTTGATGCAAATCATCACTGCCAAGCCACCAATGGGTTTGACTCATCAAGTCGAAAACGCAATTGAGACTAGGAAATTTGACAAAATACTAGATCCAACAGTGAAAGACTGGCCTATGGAGGAGGCTTTGGCATTCGCAGAATTGGCTTTAAAGTGCTGTGAATTGAGGAGGAGGGACCGCCCAGCATTAGATTCGGTGATATTGCCTGAACTGGAACGGCTAAGAGACCTAGGATCAAATATGGGAGGCATATTTACttataataattcatga
- the LOC140833589 gene encoding NDR1/HIN1-like protein 13 gives MAERVYPSAKPAANGAAATASTINGTAAPALPASKAQLYNATRPAYRPQPPPRRSKRSICCACCLWTTVCILIWILIAGIAGVVFYVMYRPHRPSFSVASLQLSKFNLTDTTVTSAFNFTLVARNTNKKITFLYDPIAVEILSGDISIGSGSFPAFIHGTQNTTTLRALVSSSAAPIPDGIDVSTLKSSLKNKNLALKIQLDSKVKVKIGKLKTKKLKIRVVCDGIKVAPPTGNSTAAATTSKVKCKVDPRVKIIKWTV, from the coding sequence ATGGCGGAGAGAGTTTATCCATCTGCAAAACCAGCAGCAAACGGCGCCGCCGCTACCGCCAGCACAATCAACGGCACTGCAGCCCCTGCATTACCGGCGAGTAAAGCTCAGCTCTATAATGCCACACGCCCAGCCTACCGTCCTCAGCCTCCGCCACGCCGGAGCAAACGTAGCATATGCTGCGCTTGCTGCCTCTGGACCACAGTCTGCATCCTAATCTGGATACTCATAGCCGGAATCGCTGGTGTCGTATTCTACGTGATGTACCGCCCCCACCGACCCTCCTTTTCCGTCGCATCTCTCCAGCTCTCCAAATTTAATCTCACCGACACAACCGTGACGTCCGCCTTCAACTTCACCCTCGTCGCTCGTAACACTAACAAGAAGATCACCTTCTTGTACGATCCGATCGCGGTGGAAATACTCTCCGGCGATATTTCCATCGGTTCTGGATCTTTCCCGGCTTTCATTCACGGAACCCAAAACACGACGACTCTAAGAGCACTCGTTTCGAGTTCGGCAGCTCCGATCCCCGACGGCATTGATGTCTCGACGTTGAAATCCAGCTTGAAGAACAAGAACCTTGCCCTGAAAATTCAACTGGATTCAAAAGTGAAGGTAAAAATCGGGAAATTGAAAACGAAAAAGCTGAAAATCAGGGTCGTTTGCGACGGAATCAAGGTTGCTCCTCCTACAGGCAATTCTACCGCCGCCGCGACGACTTCGAAAGTGAAATGCAAAGTGGATCCGAGAGTCAAGATCATCAAGTGGACGGTCTGA
- the LOC140834925 gene encoding inactive protein kinase SELMODRAFT_444075-like encodes MILQLQDVYDPNEISVKINIVPGTPCGAVAADAKRNHAKWVVLDKDLKHEEKRCMEELQCNIVVMKRSQPKILRLNLVGSPEKKTELSTNPDKDQSSKKKENINDPLVLTRGSLVTPSSSPETFTATEVGTSSVSSSDPGTSPFFITAVEGGLKKEGILDSKQDRDSGDSGSETETEYLSSSSSLRFQPSLEHLGENSRRTHNRSLNSGTSILLEKLTKLDDQVRFGSPRYLSNQGLSGSLREVISTFKTTPPGPPPSLCSICQHKAPVFGKPPRWFTYAELELATGGFSRANFLAEGGFGSVYQGVLPDGQAIAVKQHKMASSQGDQEFCSEVEVLSCAQHRNVVMLIGFCIEGSRRLLVYEYICNGSLDSYLYGRHPDTLTWSARQKIAVGAARGLRYLHEECRVGCIVHRDMRPNNILITHDFEPLVGDFGLARWQPDGETGVETRVIGTFGYLAPEYAQSGQITEKADVYSFGVVLMELATGRKAIDINRPKGQQCLTEWARPLLEAYAIDELIDPRLGSQYLENEVYCMLHAASLCLSRDPLERPRMSQVLRILEGEVMGSTQRSVSWSDHRIQNEQHINLTVKKTTQHLDSKLSINSRSKFH; translated from the exons ATGATTCTTCAGCTGCAAGATGTATACGACCCAAATGAA ATCAGTGTGAAGATAAATATTGTCCCGGGGACGCCATGTGGAGCCGTTGCTGCTGATGCAAAAAGAAATCATGCGAAGTGGGTGGTCTTGGACAA AGATCTCAAACATGAAGAAAAACGCTGCATGGAAGAGTTACAATGCAACATTGTGGTTATGAAACGGTCCCAACCGAAGATTCTTAGGTTGAATTTAGTCGGATCACCAGAAAAGAAAACAGAGTTGAGTACTAATCCTGACAAGGACCAGTCCTCcaagaaaaaagaaaatatcAACGATCCTCTGGTTTTGACTCGTGGTTCTCTTGTTACCCCCTCGAGTAGTCCTGAGACATTCACCGCGACAGAAGTAGGGACTTCTTCAGTTTCAAGCTCTGATCCCGGAACTTCGCCATTCTTCATTACGGCAGTAGAGGGTGGCCTCAAGAAAGAGGGCATATTAGATTCAAAACAAGATCGTGATAGTGGCGATTCGGGTTCAGAAACTGAGACAGAATATTTGTCGTCCTCCTCGAGTTTGAGGTTTCAACCATCTTTGGAACATCTTGGGGAAAACTCGAGACGAACTCATAATCGTTCTTTGAATTCTGGAACCAGTATCCTTCTAGAAAAGCTTACTAAACTAGATGACCAAGTCAGGTTTGGATCACCAAGGTATCTGTCAAATCAAGGTCTCAGTGGCAGTTTGAGGGAAGTAATTTCCACATTCAAGACTACTCCCCCTGGACCCCCTCCTTCCTTGTGTTCTATTTGTCAGCACAAGGCTCCTGTATTTGGTAAACCTCCGAGGTGGTTCACATATGCTGAGCTGGAGCTTGCCACCGGAGGTTTTTCACGAGCTAACTTTTTGGCAGAAGGCGGGTTCGGATCTGTCTACCAAGGAGTCCTTCCCGATGGCCAGGCTATTGCAGTTAAGCAACACAAAATGGCAAGTTCTCAAGGGGATCAAGAATTTTGCTCAGAAGTTGAAGTGCTCAGCTGTGCTCAGCACCGCAATGTTGTTATGTTAATTGGTTTCTGCATCGAAGGCAGCAGAAGATTGTTGGTATATGAGTACATCTGCAATGGATCACTGGATTCGTATCTTTACG GACGTCATCCAGATACATTAACGTGGTCTGCACGTCAGAAAATTGCAGTCGGAGCTGCCCGAGGTCTACGATATCTCCATGAAGAATGCAGAGTTGGTTGCATTGTGCATCGTGACATGCGACCCAATAATATTCTTATTACTCATGATTTCGAACCCTTG GTGGGAGATTTTGGTCTAGCAAGGTGGCAGCCTGATGGAGAAACAGGAGTTGAAACTAGAGTAATAGGAACATTTGG GTACTTGGCACCCGAGTATGCTCAAAGTGGTCAAATCACTGAGAAAGCAGATGTTTACTCATTTGGTGTGGTATTAATGGAGCTAGCGACTGGACGTAAAGCAATCGATATAAACAGGCCCAAGGGTCAGCAGTGTCTTACAGAATGG GCACGCCCACTATTGGAAGCATATGCTATCGATGAACTCATAGATCCACGCTTAGGCAGCCAGTATTTGGAGAACGAGGTTTACTGTATGCTGCATGCTGCATCTTTGTGCTTAAGTCGGGATCCTCTGGAAAGACCTCGCATGTCGCAG GTGCTCAGGATACTTGAAGGCGAAGTCATGGGTTCGACCCAAAGGTCCGTTAGTTGGTCTGATCACCGGATACAAAACGAACAGCATATCAACCTTACTGTGAAGAAGACTACCCAGCATTTGGATTCGAAGCTTTCTATCAACTCAAGATCGAAATTTCACTGA
- the LOC140834917 gene encoding protein phosphatase 2C 16-like, whose amino-acid sequence MMEDMAPSVAVTLSLGDHVCESSGISNQMEIKRLELVTETASLLSDPAMYDATSSRWVSSYSCVKPETDETSSPLLGRNGAKPDMLKMTPLTENGCLIHDVQESEEDEILSIGEDPRVISAVGLLPIHCTADISLPLNVSETSLPIALEIEGVDNGQILAKVITLEERSIRRKISGEFLKLNPKPNEECSDGPTIKASIVALPLSSENDPGKGGVKSVFEVDCIPLWGFVSIRGNRPEMEDAVVAVPHFMKIPIKMFIGDHMIDGVSQSLGYLTSHFFGVYDGHGGSQVANYCRDRIHFALQEELNNVKDDLVSGSVRDAREVQWNKVFTSCFLKVDDEVGGRTSNDCHSGDVDSTNCTSEPVAPETVGSTAVVAVVCSSHIIISNSGDSRAVLYRGKEAVALSVDHKPNREDEYARIEASGGKVIQWNGHRVFGVLAMSRSIGDRYLKPWIIPDPEVLFMPRARDDECLILASDGLWDVLTNEEVCEVARRRILIWHKKNGTQPLVERGEGVDPAAQSAAEYLSNLALQKGSKDNISVIVVDLKSRRKFKSKS is encoded by the exons ATGATGGAAGATATGGCTCCTTCAGTTGCGGTGACACTTAGCTTAGGTGATCATGTTTGTGAAAGTTCAGGGATTTCAAACCAAATGGAAATCAAAAGACTAGAACTAGTGACCGAAACAGCAAGTTTGCTATCAGATCCAGCTATGTATGATGCCACTAGTTCTAGGTGGGTTTCCAGTTACAGTTGTGTTAAACCTGAAACTGATGAGACTTCCTCGCCATTACTTGGGCGAAATGGAGCAAAACCTGATATGCTAAAGATGACACCGTTAACTGAAAATGGTTGTTTAATCCATGACGTTCAGGAAAGTGAAGAAGATGAGATTCTCTCAATTGGGGAAGACCCTCGTGTTATCAGTGCGGTTGGGTTGCTGCCTATTCATTGTACTGCAGACATAAGCTTGCCTCTAAACGTTTCAGAGACTAGCTTGCCTATTGCCCTCGAGATAGAGGGCGTTGACAATGGTCAAATACTTGCAAAGGTTATTACTTTGGAGGAAAGAAGCATTCGACGGAAAATATCGGGTGAATTTCTTAAACTGAATCCCAAGCCAAATGAAGAATGTTCAGATGGACCTACCATAAAGGCATCCATTGTAGCTCTTCCTTTATCCAGCGAGAATGATCCTGGGAAAGGTGGCGTTAAGAGTGTCTTTGAAGTGGACTGCATTCCGCTTTGGGGTTTTGTGTCTATCCGGGGAAATAGACCGGAGATGGAAGATGCTGTTGTTGCTGTACCTCATTTTATGAAAATTCCTATCAAGATGTTTATTGGTGACCATATGATAGATGGGGTTAGTCAGAGTTTGGGTTACCTGACGTCACATTTTTTTGGGGTTTACGATGGTCATGGTGGATCTCAG GTTGCGAACTATTGCCGTGATCGGATCCATTTCGCTTTACAAGAGGAGTTAAACAATGTTAAAGATGATTTGGTAAGTGGGAGTGTTAGAGACGCTAGGGAGGTGCAGTGGAACAAGGTTTTTACAAGCTGCTTTCTAAAGGTTGATGATGAGGTTGGAGGAAGGACTAGCAATGACTGTCACAGTGGGGATGTTGATTCAACTAATTGCACCTCTGAACCTGTTGCCCCAGAAACTGTGGGGTCAACCGCTGTTGTAGCAGTGGTTTGCTCATCCCACATTATAATTTCCAACAGTGGAGATTCGAGGGCTGTCCTTTATCGTGGTAAAGAAGCAGTCGCATTATCTGTGGATCATAAa CCAAATAGAGAAGATGAATATGCTAGAATTGAAGCATCTGGCGGCAAGGTGATACAGTGGAATGGACACCGGGTGTTCGGTGTTCTGGCAATGTCAAGATCCATTG GTGACAGATACTTGAAGCCATGGATTATACCTGATCCAGAAGTTTTGTTTATGCCTCGTGCTAGAGACGATGAGTGCCTTATTTTAGCCAGCGACGGGTTGTGGGATGTTTTGACAAACGAGGAAGTATGTGAAGTGGCTAGGAGACGGATCCTAATTTGGCACAAAAAGAATGGAACTCAACCATTAGTTGAGCGGGGGGAGGGAGTCGATCCTGCAGCACAATCTGCCGCAGAATATCTCTCGAATTTGGCCCTTCAGAAAGGTAGCAAGGATAATATTTCTGTAATTGTGGTGGATTTGAAATCCCGAAGGAAATTTAAGAGCAAATCTTGA
- the LOC140834919 gene encoding U-box domain-containing protein 52-like isoform X1 produces MQPYNMANHEPTTNDYINIAYEGNISTAVAIDRNKNSQHAVKWAIDNLNLKDNRIILLHVLGTQPYLFPLELTPKEGRAPTQPEMQQLFLPYRGFCARKAIRVKEVILHGHDIAKTLCEYVDANSITTIILGASTRNAISSRAFRNADVPSCVAKYAPDSCSVYAVPKGGKALEIKSATPLFPEFIGTEAESSLDVLNRQAPVDIIKNIYPLNSPNFMEYQQTAPWNRPFLTSKSPSPQSSLSSNELQQMVQWESHYESDLPLVNSAYSSYNYTPFGSNNVSPLASMGSNGTEFRINQLAGGKISGPENGLRSQTYDNSINFTSGSSDQSEAHSFNSDVSVEFLDNSRESHSSRSSSSSQAAEVEDELRRLKLELKLVREKYNAACIEAAAANEKVREIDRWKTEETRKSEDAKHAQESAFAIVEREKQKYKAAVLVATKAQRVAALESERRRHAEMKFKHEADEKQKAIDALACNIIKYRQYSINEIEAATNYFSDSDKIGEGGYGPVYKAFLDHTPVAIKILRPNFSQGQQQFQREVEVLSRIRHPHMVILLGACPENGCLVYEYMDNGSLEDRLYRKNGTPPLSWRARFRIAAEIAIALNFLHQTRPEPLVHRDLKPANILLDNHYVSKISDVGLARLVPPPTSDTITQYRMTSAAGTFCYIDPEYQQTGMLGTKSDIYSLGILLMQIITAKPPMGLTHQVENAIETRKFDKILDPTVKDWPMEEALAFAELALKCCELRRRDRPALDSVILPELERLRDLGSNMGGIFTYNNS; encoded by the exons ATGCAGCCCTACAACATGGCAAACCATGAGCCAACGACGAATGATTACATTAATATTGCATATGAAGGGAATATATCCACAGCCGTGGCCATCGACAGAAACAAGAACAGCCAACATGCCGTGAAATGGGCCATcgataatttaaatttgaaagataACCGAATCATCCTCCTACATGTTCTAGGCACTCAACCATATTTATTCCCCC TGGAATTGACCCCTAAAGAAGGGCGTGCACCAACTCAACCTGAAATGCAGCAATTGTTCCTTCCTTACCGTGGCTTTTGTGCTCGAAAAGCG ATTCGTGTAAAAGAAGTGATTCTCCACGGCCATGACATTGCAAAAACGCTATGCGAGTACGTAGATGCTAACTCCATCACCACCATTATTCTTGGTGCCTCAACACGAAACGCAATTTCAAG CAGGGCATTTAGAAATGCAGATGTTCCAAGTTGTGTAGCGAAGTACGCACCTGATTCTTGCTCAGTTTACGCAGTACCAAAGGGTGGAAAAGCTCTGGAAATCAAATCTGCTACTCCATTATTTCCTGAATTTATTGG AACAGAGGCAGAATCATCTTTAGATGTATTAAATAGGCAAGCACCAGTGGATATTATAAAGAATATATACCCTCTGAATTCACCAAACTTCATGGAATATCAGCAAACAGCACCATGGAATAGGCCGTTTTTAACCAGCAAGTCTCCGTCCCCTCAAAGCTCATTGAGCAGCAACGAGTTACAGCAAATGGTTCAATGGGAAAGCCACTACGAAAGCGATCTTCCTCTGGTGAATTCAGCATACAGTAGTTATAATTACACGCCCTTTGGAAGCAACAACGTGTCGCCTCTTGCTTCAATGGGAAGTAATGGCACCGAGTTCAGGATCAACCAGTTAGCTGGTGGAAAGATTTCTGGACCTGAAAATGGTCTTAGGTCTCAAACCTATGATAACTCGATCAATTTCACATCTGGCTCAAGTGATCAATCTGAAGCGCACAGCTTCAATTCTGATGTTTCCGTTGAGTTTTTGGACAATTCCAGGGAATCGCATTCTTCTAGGAGCTCTAGTTCCTCACAAGCAGCT GAAGTGGAGGATGAACTGAGGAGATTGAAATTAGAGCTAAAACTCGTGAGAGAAAAGTACAACGCAGCCTGTATAGAAGCTGCAGCTGCTAATGAGAAG GTAAGAGAGATAGACCGATGGAAGACGGAAGAGACGCGTAAATCAGAAGATGCAAAGCATGCACAAGAATCTGCATTCGCCATAGTTGAAAGGGAGAAGCAAAAGTATAAGGCTGCAGTTTTAGTAGCAACTAAGGCTCAACGCGTAGCAGCGTTGGAGTCAGAGAGACGAAGGCATGCTGAAATGAAGTTCAAGCACGAGGCTGATGAGAAACAGAAGGCAATAGATGCATTAGCATgcaatattataaaatataggCAGTACTCGATCAATGAGATTGAAGCTGCCACAAATTATTTCTCTGATTCTGATAAAATCGGTGAAGGTGGGTACGGGCCGGTTTACAAGGCTTTTCTGGATCACACACCTGTTGCAATAAAGATTCTGAGGCCAAATTTTTCACAAGGGCAACAGCAGTTCCAAAGAGAG GTTGAGGTTTTGAGCAGAATCAGGCATCCACATATGGTTATCCTGTTGGGTGCCTGTCCAGAGAACGGTTGCCTCGTATATGAATACATGGACAATGGCAGTTTAGAAGACAGGCTTTACCGTAAAAATGGTACTCCACCCTTGTCGTGGAGAGCCCGTTTCAGAATTGCTGCAGAGATTGCAATTGCTTTGAACTTTCTTCATCAGACAAGACCTGAGCCACTTGTGCACCGTGATCTCAAACCTGCCAACATTCTCTTGGACAATCATTATGTGAGCAAGATTAGTGATGTAGGCCTAGCCAGGTTGGTCCCACCGCCTACCTCTGATACAATAACACAGTATCGCATGACATCAGCAGCAGGCACATTTTGTTATATCGATCCGGAGTACCAACAAACTGGGATGTTAGGTACAAAATCAGACATATACTCACTCGGTATATTGTTGATGCAAATCATCACTGCCAAGCCACCAATGGGTTTGACTCATCAAGTCGAAAACGCAATTGAGACTAGGAAATTTGACAAAATACTAGATCCAACAGTGAAAGACTGGCCTATGGAGGAGGCTTTGGCATTCGCAGAATTGGCTTTAAAGTGCTGTGAATTGAGGAGGAGGGACCGCCCAGCATTAGATTCGGTGATATTGCCTGAACTGGAACGGCTAAGAGACCTAGGATCAAATATGGGAGGCATATTTACttataataattcatga